A region of the Clostridium estertheticum subsp. estertheticum genome:
ATGAAGCTAAAGTTGATTCAGTTATAACTATTCCATTTCTAAGAACTCTCACGCTACTATTTCTAGTAATTTTACCAGTCAATACATAAGATCCTGCTATTGTACCTACATTTGAAACTTTATATATTTGTCTTATTTCTACTCTTCCTAAAACAACTTCTTTATATACAGGATCGAGCATTCCAAGCATTGCTAATTTTATATCATCAAGAGCATCATAAATTATTCTATATGTTTTAATTTCTACTTTTTCTTTTTCTCCAACTATTGCAGCATTATTATCAGGTCTTACATTAAACCCTATAATTATTGCATTTGATGCAGCCGCAAGTACAACATCAGTTTCTGTTATAGCTCCAACTCCAGAATGTATAACTCTTACTTTAACATTATCAGTGGATAATTTTTCAAGTGATTGTCTTACAGCTTCTACAGATCCCTGAACGTCTGCTTTAACAATTACGCCAAGTTCTTTAACAGATCCTTCTTGTATTTGGTTATATAAGTTTTCCATAGAAACTCTATTACTAGCTTGAAAATGTTCTTCCCTTAAATTTGTTTTTCTAGCCTCAGCCATGTTTCTTGCAGTTTTCTCATCTTTAATTACATTAAATCTATCTCCAGCTGATGGTACATCAGATAATCCAAGTATTTCTACTGGTATAGATGGGCCTGCTGTCTTTATTTTTTTACCCTTATCATCAAACATTGCTCTTATTCTTCCGTAAGTTGATCCAACTATTATAGAATCACCAGTGTGAAGTGTACCATTTTGTACAAGTAATGTAGCAAGTGGTCCGCGACCTTTATCAAGTTTTCCTTCTATTACAGTTCCTTTTGCGTGTCTTTTAGTATTTGCCTTAAGTTCTAACATTTCTGCAGTAATTAGTATCATTTCAAGTAAAGTATCAATACCTTCTTTAGTATGCGCTGATACTGGAACACAAATTGTGTCTCCACCCCAATCTTCTGCTACAAGTCCATGTTCTGTTAGTTCTTGTTTAACTTTATCTATATTAGCTCCTGGTCTATCTATCTTGTTTATAGCTACTATCATTGGAACACCTGCAGCCTTACAGTGATTTATAGCTTCTTCAGTTTGTGGCATAATACCATCATCAGCCGCAACTACTAAAATAACTATATCTGTTATTTGAGCACCACGCGCCCTCATTGCTGTAAAAGCTTCATGACCAGGTGTGTCTAAAAATGTTATTTTTTCTCCATTAATATTAACAGTATATGCACCTATATGTTGTGTTATTCCGCCAGCTTCTGTTTCTGTAACCTTAGATTTTCTAATACAATCAAGTAATGATGTCTTACCGTGATCAACATGACCCATAACTGTAACAACTGCTGGTTTTTTATCAGTACCTAATTCAGCGTCATTTTCCTCAATATCTTCATCATCAGCAATTTTTCCTTCTTCAAGGTCTTTTAGTACAGCAAGTGCACCATATTTTTCTATTACTTTTTCAGCTGTTGCAAAATCTATTTCTTGATTCATTCCAGCCATAACACCTATGAAAATAAGTTGTTTTATTACTTCAACATAAGGTCTTTTTAATGTATCAGCCAAATCTTTAACTGTAATAGTACTTTCGATTACTACAACTTCGTCATCGATTGGTTCAACAGCATTGTTGCCACTTCCTAATTCATCACGACCTTTTCTGCCTCTTTTTCTTATGACAACTTTATTAGCATCTTCATTAGCTAAGTTTTCATAGTGTTCTACTGTTTCATTTTTATTATCCTTAAGTCCTGAATTTTCGTCACTATAAAGTTCCTTAATTAATTCAGCATCCTCTTCCTCAATCACACTCATATGATTTTTGGCCTTTATACTAAACTCTTCGAATAGTACATTAATTAATTCTTTACTTGACACTTCTAATTCTTTAGCTAATTCATATATTCTGACTTTTGCCAAATCATTCACCCCCGAAATTTAATTTATTCAATGTTTTCATTCCATAAGCTTAATAGCTTATTCGTCATTTTTTTATCGTTTACGCATAAAACATTAATTTCTGGTCTACCTAAACATTTACCTAAAGTTTCATTTGAAACACCTTCAATAAGTGGTATAACATTTTTAATAGATAATCTTTTAAACTTATCTTTAGTATTTACAGCGCTTTCCTCAGATAAAATTATAAGGGTTCCTCTACCATGTGATAGTGCATCTTCACACTGATTGTAACCTTCAATAAGTTTACCTGCTTTTTTAGTTAAACCCAAAAATTGAAAAAATTTATTATTCATGATTTATCTCATCCTTTAGCTTTGCATAAATTTCTTCGCTTATTTTGCCACCTAAATTTCGCTCTAACCTTTTTGTCTTATAAGATTTTTCAAAACATTCTATGTTCATGCAAACATATGCACCTCTACCTGGTTTTTTCCCTATTAAATCTATAGAGATTTCGCCTTCTTTACTATGGACTATGCGCAGTAGTTCTTTCTTAGGTTTCATTTCCATACACCCTGTACACATGCGCTGAGGTATTTTTTTAACTTTCATAAAACTATCACCTACTCCTGTGTAATGGTTTCAATTACTTGCTCTTGCGTTGATTGATCTTTAACTACTTGATTATCAATTACTTCACTTTCATCTGCTTCACTTTTAACTACTTCATTTACATCTATTTCATTTATATCCATGTTGTATTGAGCTTGTGTTCTACTTTTTATATCTATTTTCCAACCAGTTAATCTTGCTGCTAATCTAACATTTTGGCCTTCTTTTCCAATAGCTAAAGATAATTGATT
Encoded here:
- the infB gene encoding translation initiation factor IF-2 — protein: MAKVRIYELAKELEVSSKELINVLFEEFSIKAKNHMSVIEEEDAELIKELYSDENSGLKDNKNETVEHYENLANEDANKVVIRKRGRKGRDELGSGNNAVEPIDDEVVVIESTITVKDLADTLKRPYVEVIKQLIFIGVMAGMNQEIDFATAEKVIEKYGALAVLKDLEEGKIADDEDIEENDAELGTDKKPAVVTVMGHVDHGKTSLLDCIRKSKVTETEAGGITQHIGAYTVNINGEKITFLDTPGHEAFTAMRARGAQITDIVILVVAADDGIMPQTEEAINHCKAAGVPMIVAINKIDRPGANIDKVKQELTEHGLVAEDWGGDTICVPVSAHTKEGIDTLLEMILITAEMLELKANTKRHAKGTVIEGKLDKGRGPLATLLVQNGTLHTGDSIIVGSTYGRIRAMFDDKGKKIKTAGPSIPVEILGLSDVPSAGDRFNVIKDEKTARNMAEARKTNLREEHFQASNRVSMENLYNQIQEGSVKELGVIVKADVQGSVEAVRQSLEKLSTDNVKVRVIHSGVGAITETDVVLAAASNAIIIGFNVRPDNNAAIVGEKEKVEIKTYRIIYDALDDIKLAMLGMLDPVYKEVVLGRVEIRQIYKVSNVGTIAGSYVLTGKITRNSSVRVLRNGIVITESTLASLKRFKDDAKEVAAGFECGLSVEKFNDLKEGDIIEAFIMEEIKPKLV
- a CDS encoding ribosomal L7Ae/L30e/S12e/Gadd45 family protein → MMNNKFFQFLGLTKKAGKLIEGYNQCEDALSHGRGTLIILSEESAVNTKDKFKRLSIKNVIPLIEGVSNETLGKCLGRPEINVLCVNDKKMTNKLLSLWNENIE
- the rnpM gene encoding RNase P modulator RnpM, which gives rise to MKVKKIPQRMCTGCMEMKPKKELLRIVHSKEGEISIDLIGKKPGRGAYVCMNIECFEKSYKTKRLERNLGGKISEEIYAKLKDEINHE